A single Cucumis melo cultivar AY chromosome 4, USDA_Cmelo_AY_1.0, whole genome shotgun sequence DNA region contains:
- the LOC103486490 gene encoding OVARIAN TUMOR DOMAIN-containing deubiquitinating enzyme 10 isoform X3, with amino-acid sequence MDPSSSCSSPGDEDFSYLYALDGEELWRFNQVIPVPHVPRINGEIPSVDEAASDHERLLDRLQVYDFVERKVQGDGNCQFRALSDQLYGTPDNHELVRQKVVNQLMAHPEIYEGYVPMAYDEYLEKMSRNGEWGDHVTLQAAVDSYDVQIFVLTSFKDNCCIEILPNSQKTKGVIFLSFWAEVHYNSIHPQGGMPSTGDSPPSELRKKKRWWKFGNKH; translated from the exons ATGGATCCTTCTAGTTCATGTTCTAGTCCTGGGGACGAGGATTTCTCCTATTTATATGCACTTGATGGTGAAGAACTCTGGAGATTCAATCAAGTGATCCCTGTTCCT CATGTTCCAAGAATTAATGGAGAAATTCCATCAGTTGATGAAGCAGCTTCTGATCATGAAAGGCTGCTGGACAG ATTACAAGTGTATGACTTCGTTGAACGAAAGGTTCAAGGTGATGGCAATTGTCAG TTTCGTGCATTATCTGATCAATTATATGGAACACCCGACAATCACGAGCTGGTGAGACAGAAAGTTGTAAATCAG CTTATGGCACATCCAGAGATTTATGAGGGATATGTGCCAATGGCATATGATGAGTACTTGGAAAAGATGTCCAG GAATGGGGAATGGGGGGATCATGTCACTTTACAAGCAGCCGTGGACTCG TATGATGtgcaaatatttgttttaaCTTCTTTCAAGGATAACTGCTGCATAGAGATTCTTCCAAATTCTCAGAAGACAAAAGGAG TGATTTTCTTGAGTTTCTGGGCAGAGGTGCATTACAACTCAATTCATCCTCAGGGAG GTATGCCATCAACTGGAGATTCCCCACCCAGTGAgttgagaaagaagaaaagatggTGGAAGTTTGGAAACAAGCATTGA
- the LOC103486490 gene encoding OVARIAN TUMOR DOMAIN-containing deubiquitinating enzyme 10 isoform X2: MVPSGYESDVIQWGLRLFDGDSVFNSGYYGEMTAVDDYYPGNYYRDHYNLEHTCVENDEIIARTLQENLSHLSITDSSRCPFEREDQLRGPIYTTAWNNPFPRNNNSSESISVEEDIETMDPSSSCSSPGDEDFSYLYALDGEELWRFNQVIPVPHVPRINGEIPSVDEAASDHERLLDRLQVYDFVERKVQGDGNCQFRALSDQLYGTPDNHELVRQKVVNQLMAHPEIYEGYVPMAYDEYLEKMSRNGEWGDHVTLQAAVDSLTI; the protein is encoded by the exons ATGGTTCCTTCTGGTTATGAATCGGATGTCATTCAGTGGGGTCTTCGTCTTTTTGATGGTGATTCAGTTTTTAATTCTGGGTATTACGGGGAGATGACAGCCGTAGATGACTATTACCCTGGGAATTATTATAGAGATCATTACAATTTAGAACACACTTGTGTGGAGAATGATGAGATTATTGCACGAACTCTGCAAGAAAATTTGTCACACTTATCAATTACAGACTCCTCTAGATGTCCATTTGAAAGAGAGGATCAATTGCGAGGTCCCATATACACAACTGCTTGGAATAATCCATTTCCAAGGAATAATAATAGTTCAG AGAGCATTTCTGTCGAGGAAGATATTGAAACTATGGATCCTTCTAGTTCATGTTCTAGTCCTGGGGACGAGGATTTCTCCTATTTATATGCACTTGATGGTGAAGAACTCTGGAGATTCAATCAAGTGATCCCTGTTCCT CATGTTCCAAGAATTAATGGAGAAATTCCATCAGTTGATGAAGCAGCTTCTGATCATGAAAGGCTGCTGGACAG ATTACAAGTGTATGACTTCGTTGAACGAAAGGTTCAAGGTGATGGCAATTGTCAG TTTCGTGCATTATCTGATCAATTATATGGAACACCCGACAATCACGAGCTGGTGAGACAGAAAGTTGTAAATCAG CTTATGGCACATCCAGAGATTTATGAGGGATATGTGCCAATGGCATATGATGAGTACTTGGAAAAGATGTCCAG GAATGGGGAATGGGGGGATCATGTCACTTTACAAGCAGCCGTGGACTCG CTTACAATATGA
- the LOC103486490 gene encoding OVARIAN TUMOR DOMAIN-containing deubiquitinating enzyme 12 isoform X1, which translates to MVPSGYESDVIQWGLRLFDGDSVFNSGYYGEMTAVDDYYPGNYYRDHYNLEHTCVENDEIIARTLQENLSHLSITDSSRCPFEREDQLRGPIYTTAWNNPFPRNNNSSESISVEEDIETMDPSSSCSSPGDEDFSYLYALDGEELWRFNQVIPVPHVPRINGEIPSVDEAASDHERLLDRLQVYDFVERKVQGDGNCQFRALSDQLYGTPDNHELVRQKVVNQLMAHPEIYEGYVPMAYDEYLEKMSRNGEWGDHVTLQAAVDSYDVQIFVLTSFKDNCCIEILPNSQKTKGVIFLSFWAEVHYNSIHPQGGMPSTGDSPPSELRKKKRWWKFGNKH; encoded by the exons ATGGTTCCTTCTGGTTATGAATCGGATGTCATTCAGTGGGGTCTTCGTCTTTTTGATGGTGATTCAGTTTTTAATTCTGGGTATTACGGGGAGATGACAGCCGTAGATGACTATTACCCTGGGAATTATTATAGAGATCATTACAATTTAGAACACACTTGTGTGGAGAATGATGAGATTATTGCACGAACTCTGCAAGAAAATTTGTCACACTTATCAATTACAGACTCCTCTAGATGTCCATTTGAAAGAGAGGATCAATTGCGAGGTCCCATATACACAACTGCTTGGAATAATCCATTTCCAAGGAATAATAATAGTTCAG AGAGCATTTCTGTCGAGGAAGATATTGAAACTATGGATCCTTCTAGTTCATGTTCTAGTCCTGGGGACGAGGATTTCTCCTATTTATATGCACTTGATGGTGAAGAACTCTGGAGATTCAATCAAGTGATCCCTGTTCCT CATGTTCCAAGAATTAATGGAGAAATTCCATCAGTTGATGAAGCAGCTTCTGATCATGAAAGGCTGCTGGACAG ATTACAAGTGTATGACTTCGTTGAACGAAAGGTTCAAGGTGATGGCAATTGTCAG TTTCGTGCATTATCTGATCAATTATATGGAACACCCGACAATCACGAGCTGGTGAGACAGAAAGTTGTAAATCAG CTTATGGCACATCCAGAGATTTATGAGGGATATGTGCCAATGGCATATGATGAGTACTTGGAAAAGATGTCCAG GAATGGGGAATGGGGGGATCATGTCACTTTACAAGCAGCCGTGGACTCG TATGATGtgcaaatatttgttttaaCTTCTTTCAAGGATAACTGCTGCATAGAGATTCTTCCAAATTCTCAGAAGACAAAAGGAG TGATTTTCTTGAGTTTCTGGGCAGAGGTGCATTACAACTCAATTCATCCTCAGGGAG GTATGCCATCAACTGGAGATTCCCCACCCAGTGAgttgagaaagaagaaaagatggTGGAAGTTTGGAAACAAGCATTGA
- the LOC103486488 gene encoding uncharacterized protein LOC103486488, producing MNSALRNAYFILSHSLNPNPNPKTYPLILCLHSLQFIAVSRLPLRISRHRSTRTSSFCSSSTMAGTNADTDALASSSSVEKQFEHFRAQLQDSGSLRDRIRSVAMEIESSTRLIQASLLLVHQSRLTPEVLEKPKAQVGLLKSFYKQLAEILRESPGLYYRYHGDWRSETQTAVSLLAFIHWLETGELLLHPEAEEKLGLNESDFNLDVEDYLIGICFMSNELPRYVVNQVTVGDYDCPRKVLKFFTDLHAAFRMLNLRNDFLRKKFDGMKYDLRRVEEVYYDVKIRGLSTTGD from the exons ATGAACTCAGCGCTTCGAAATGCTTACTTTATTCTCTCTCACTCCTTAAACCCTAATCCAAACCCTAAAACCTATCCCCTAATTCTCTGCTTACATTCCCTCCAATTCATTGCTGTTTCTCGTCTTCCACTGCGGATCAGCCGTCACCGTTCGACCCGTACTTCTTCATTCTGTTCCTCTTCCACCATGGCTGGCACTAACGCCGACACCGACGCCCTTGCCTCATCTTCTTCGGTGGAGAAGCAATTCGAGCATTTCAGAGCTCAACTTCAAGATTCTGGAAGCTTACGTGACCGCATTCGAAGTGTGGCTATGGAGATCGAGTCCTCCACGAGGTTGATACAGGCCAGCTTGCTTCTGGTTCATCAGTCTCGTCTCACTCCTG AGGTTCTTGAGAAGCCAAAAGCGCAGGTTGGTTTATTGAAGTCGTTCTACAAGCAACTTGCTGAAATTCTTCGCGAGAGCCCTGGTCTTTACTATAG GTATCACGGAGACTGGAGGAGTGAGACACAGACAGCTGTTTCGTTGCTTGCTTTTATTCATTGGCTAGAAACGGGAGAACTTCTTCTGCACCCCGAAGCCGAGGAAAAACTTGGGC TAAATGAATCTGACTTCAATTTGGATGTTGAAGACTATCTTATTG GAATATGTTTCATGTCCAATGAATTG CCACGATATGTTGTCAACCAAGTGACAGTTGGAGACTATGATTGTCCAAGAAAGGTGCTCAAGTTTTTTACCGATCTTCATGCAGCCTTCCGTATGCTTAATCTTCGAAATGATTTTCTCCGCAAAAAATTTGATG GCATGAAGTATGACCTGCGAAGAGTTGAAGAAGTATACTACGATGTTAAGATTCGAGGTCTATCGACAACGGGTGATTAA
- the LOC103487131 gene encoding small polypeptide DEVIL 16, whose translation MMKESSRYCRRLNSSSNGRNGENGENNKKNNGFEDDNAGECKSFGEKCNNLVKKQRTKFYILRRCIAMLVCWRDRGES comes from the coding sequence atgatGAAAGAAAGCAGCAGGTATTGCAGAAGGTTGAACAGTAGTAGTAATGGAAGAAATGGGGAAAATGgtgaaaataacaaaaagaataaTGGGTTTGAAGATGATAATGCAGGTGAGTGCAAGTCTTTTGGAGAAAAGTGTAACAATTTGGTGAAGAAACAAAGGACtaaattttatattcttagaAGGTGCATTGCTATGCTTGTTTGTTGGAGAGACAGAGGAGAGTCTTAA
- the LOC103486489 gene encoding pentatricopeptide repeat-containing protein At2g32630 — protein MSNQAIATNIAKLILKSGLQPFKTTPSLLSKLDSRVTQSILSDPNVPTKSCLRFFNFLRRNPSCKPDLPAHLILVCRLYRARKFAEMKNVLKFIVNGGNLWSNVERIVSSIGGEFNEPKFVENFCDMLFRVYMDKRMFDSSLEVFDYARKNGFEIEERSCFEFLLALKRSGNMELCVEFLRQIVDSGIEIRVSSWTAVVDGLCKKGEVVRAKALVDELVCKGFKPNVITYNTLLNGYIEIKDEGGVNEILSLMEKDVVDYNVATYTMLIEWYSRISKIEESEKLFDEMLKKGIEPDVYVYTSLINWNCKFGNMKRAFVLFDEMTERRLVPNAFTYGALVNGACKAGQMEAAEMMVNDMQSKGVDVNQVIFNTLIDGYCKKGMIDEALRLQNIMQQKGFEIDVFTCNIIASGFCRLDRREEARRLLLTMEERGVAPDVVSFSILIDIYGKEENFAEAKRLLKEMEKKGEVPSVVTYNTFIQRYCKKGKMEEAYKLIDEMKERGLMPDTYTYTSLMNWECASGNVDRALELFNEMPQRGLNRNEVTYTVMISGLSKAGRADEAFKLYDEMNTQGIIPDDRIFSSLIASLHEAGF, from the coding sequence ATGTCGAATCAGGCGATAGCCACGAACATTGCGAAGCTAATTCTGAAATCTGGCCTTCAACCCTTCAAAACGACCCCATCGCTGCTTTCAAAACTTGATTCGCGGGTAACACAATCGATTTTATCTGATCCAAATGTTCCTACTAAGTCCTGTTTGAGGTTCTTCAACTTTCTCCGACGCAACCCATCTTGTAAACCCGATCTTCCGGCACATTTAATCCTCGTCTGTAGGTTGTATCGAGCTCGCAAGTTCGCGGAAATGAAAAATGTGTTGAAATTCATCGTTAATGGTGGAAATCTTTGGAGCAATGTTGAGCGGATCGTTTCTTCGATTGGAGGTGAGTTTAATGAGCCGAAATTTGTTGAAAATTTTTGTGATATGTTGTTTAGAGTATACATGGATAAAAGAATGTTTGATTCGTCTTTGGAGGTTTTTGATTATGCGAGAAAGAACGGGTTTGAGATTGAGGAGAGATCATGTTTTGAGTTTTTACTTGCTTTGAAGAGATCTGGTAATATGGAATTATGTGTAGAATTCTTGCGCCAAATAGTCGATTCGGGCATAGAAATACGTGTTTCTTCGTGGACGGCTGTGGTTGATGGGCTGTGTAAGAAAGGGGAGGTTGTAAGGGCTAAAGCTTTGGTGGATGAACTTGTCTGTAAAGGATTTAAGCCCAATGTTATCACATATAATACTCTTTTAAATGGTTATATTGAAATTAAGGATGAGGGAGGTGTTAATGAGATTCTTAGTTTGATGGAGAAGGATGTTGTGGATTATAATGTAGCAACATATACAATGTTGATTGAATGGTATTCAAGAATTTCGAAAATTGAGGAATCAGAGAAGCTGTTTGATGAAATGCTAAAGAAAGGAATAGAGCCTGATGTGTATGTTTACACCTCCCTTATCAATTGGAATTGTAAATTTGGGAACATGAAGAGGGCCTTTGTTCTGTTTGATGAAATGACTGAGAGAAGGCTTGTTCCAAATGCATTCACTTATGGTGCCCTTGTAAATGGTGCCTGCAAGGCAGGGCAGATGGAGGCAGCTGAGATGATGGTAAATGACATGCAAAGCAAAGGGGTTGATGTAAATCAAGTGATATTCAATACATTGATAGATGGGTACTGCAAAAAAGGAATGATTGACGAAGCTCTAAGGCTGCAGAATATCATGCAGCAAAAAGGATTTGAGATTGATGTGTTTACTTGTAACATAATTGCCAGTGGTTTTTGTAGATTGGATCGGCGAGAGGAAGCAAGGAGACTATTGCTTACAATGGAAGAAAGAGGAGTGGCTCCAGATGTAGTGAGCTTCAGTATTTTGATTGACATTTACGgcaaagaagaaaattttgcAGAAGCAAAAAGGCTGTTGAAGGAGATGGAGAAGAAGGGGGAGGTACCTAGTGTTGTTACGTACAATACTTTTATTCAAAGATATTGCAAGAAGGGAAAGATGGAGGAGGCATACAAACTGATAGATGAGATGAAAGAAAGGGGGTTAATGCCAgacacatatacatatacatcaCTTATGAATTGGGAATGTGCTAGTGGGAATGTGGATAGAGCGCTTGAACTATTCAATGAAATGCCACAACGAGGACTAAATCGAAATGAAGTAACTTACACGGTAATGATCTCTGGGTTGTCCAAGGCTGGTAGAGCTGATGAAGCTTTTAAATTATACGATGAAATGAACACACAAGGCATTATACCTGATGATAGAATATTTTCTTCCTTGATCGCCAGCCTTCATGAGGCAGGATTTTAG